In Zingiber officinale cultivar Zhangliang chromosome 6A, Zo_v1.1, whole genome shotgun sequence, a single genomic region encodes these proteins:
- the LOC121996888 gene encoding probable methionine--tRNA ligase, whose product MQNRKVCVLCNLKPATMRGIKSQAMVLAASNDDHTKVELVDPPSSAKVGERVTFLGYSGEPNSVLNAKSKVWEKLQVDLQSNKEWLPVIRMCLSQHLLVFVKFRLSQMEP is encoded by the exons ATGCAG AATCGGAAGGTTTGTGTCCTTTGTAACTTGAAGCCTGCAACCATGAGGGGCATTAAGTCACAAGCAATGGTCTTGGCTGCATCAAACGATGACCACACAAAG GTTGAGTTAGTTGATCCACCATCATCAGCCAAGGTTGGTGAACGAGTGACCTTTCTGGGATACTCAGGCGAACCAAACAGCGTCTTAAACGCCAAGAGCAAAGTTTGGGAGAAGCTGCAGGTTGATCTGCAGTCTAATAAAGAGTGGTTGCCTGTTATAAGGATGTGCCTTTCACAACATCTGCTGGTGTTTGTAAAGTTTCGTCTATCACAAATGGAGCCATAA